The Drechmeria coniospora strain ARSEF 6962 chromosome 02, whole genome shotgun sequence genome has a segment encoding these proteins:
- a CDS encoding Rho guanyl nucleotide exchange factor — translation MSFHGADQHRYGQVPPVQYPVGQHPDQQAVRRSASFVDGDDTPYHRLPPSQPPAQDELFLSNPSAPPHGRPHFGSADSALPNYHPHQYPYQSMAPQTSYNPQAFAQQPAVDFQRSQSTSLPYHPHPSSQYASQDLGSYGVSPPAAYAPSAYNPAAYAATTAVIPQRHPTYHGYGHEQAYGASVGSGMPSYGAFQQQLSPTAFSPDYQMPGQVPTPSHAQAPTYEPSPYASAPYPTYESRVDEQNTAPYPTGPDAFYPSMSQMPAGPAYQASDEAAHYSRPSISGSQTPPRAAAPLQSPSPTGLQRHPTNAPLPRRPVEKPAERPMADVPEEEPYWDEAGRPLRSDCAEEHETSDSIMQELEAELSAASLMRKKSSPANGQPPGPPPGPPVEPLRFQSPGARASHSPSASLVSPRHVVHNDKYHDVDDDDDDDDDDPEGTAGVLAMQQAELDDRRFSNNAFAFPGEPPARLASNPLPPAPEEQEAESSDGEIGRGTVDLGMLSGGYAGHLAYGAEVGTQSASSSTADARRRPLPTPSYYNSLRESYDSTQAFDNAEVDYGDTGGLQPALEKRMSFEEGHEERVSVHSLTSDAESPGKDDYQDLFYHPGLTGNRPLPALPPGPGSDSSSMLSAHNSLRSQGQHQHSMSADARYYQAEGPEAYRQAGAQQLLQPERSISLSGYSHTPQVLPPARSRTDATEERKKMTRQQQVSSHHGTPLSECESPASATGGAFDSITLPSGRKKKFVPSKLTSSDFRKCAEPWALGGIEAWVRFMGEGEIDLRGKTIEEAITNLFTFKVPTMNVTDAEMLSAQVVKVMLASSTLLPDEEWVKFGDGHISGVLWQLSGSGCYAPKLHDVDVAGRCYSHHCTRTLKKVDLDDLSPDDAKGEAWNVFYSLTKEDWESKPKKEVDRQNILHEIVTGEENYIKQLDIFRTLYRDDLRARNPPVIHPDKRDKFLGAVFGKLDTVLRINREFLLAQLKYRQNEQGPWIVGFSDIFREWIRKAKSDYVEYATGYPRATYMVRKEADRNILFKKFLEDRQKHKSSLKQDWTHFLITPLQRLQRYILLLESVEHKMIGDSEEKANLQKAIQEIKTVTHECDAKVAETNKRVQMMELDRMLVLRPGFQSVLNLDHLGRVLIMEGELQRMGSKGMRWVDTHALLFDHYLILAKVLPPKENRGEKKYDVSREPIPMPLLFLESMTDEPLMKQKGITAPLGRTTIASASTTQLSKVTSNGAVRPGMEHTATSSSMASLAPSTSNESEGKILYPFKIKHLGHDVYTLYASSARDRMDWCTRIVQAKTRHAKALFSQNAEPFRLRVLADVSFHYDTSSPYARLSGVPVEGTPLDRAIKDLEKIVGSGQGIAPVCRAQVNCAAGFSAFGRSLIAIGTDYGVFVSDPAEPRGWRRAIQVTRVTQIAVLEEFSVCLIIADKSLISYPLEVVAPTAEVAPPVNDNSRRAPQRLAKDVTYFATARMKDRMLVFYKRKEGLHTSFKVLEPILHKTSEKKSRLFGGRKGSAGSTESFRDFDEFYLPTECYSLSLFQTYIAVATAKGIEMLTLDKKQTMSIPDIKAPSIANIISRIRDQRPLGMFRLNDNEFICTYEDCAVYVDKHGDISRTLIMEYTGKQKKARGASMYGQYLLLFNEDYVEVRNAENGRLRQIIAGRDVRVIDFGIRGPTGGNAAQSQLAFGQNGQLQTAGETSKGTVKVAMCHPELQGRQIVLEMLLNDGHAE, via the exons ATGTCCTTTCACGGCGCCGACCAGCATCGCTATGGCCAGGTGCCGCCCGTCCAGTACCCCGTCGGTCAGCACCCGGACCAGCAAGCGGTCCGAAGGAGCGCcagcttcgtcgacggcgacgacacgCCTTACCACCGCCTTCCGCCCTCCCAGCCGCCCGCCCAGGACGAGCTGTTTCTCTCCAACCCATCCGCTCCCCCTCACGGTCGGCCACACTTTGGTTCCGCCGACAGCGCTTTGCCAAACTACCATCCACATCAGTATCCCTACCAGTCCATGGCGCCCCAGACGTCGTACAACCCGCAAGCGTTCGCCCAACAACCTGCTGTCGACTTCCAGCGCTCCCAGTCGACTTCTCTCCCCTATCACCCGCATCCCTCCTCTCAGTACGCGAGCCAGGACCTCGGCTCGTACGGCGTGTCCCCGCCGGCCGCCTATGCGCCCTCGGCATACAACCCGGCCGCCTacgcggccacgacggcagtCATTCCCCAGCGCCACCCTACCTATCACGGCTATGGCCATGAGCAGGCCTACGGAGCTTCGGTTGGTTCCGGGATGCCATCCTACGGAGCCTTTCAACAGCAGCTGTCTCCCACCGCTTTCTCGCCCGACTACCAGATGCCCGGCCAGGTGCCCACCCCTTCCCACGCGCAGGCCCCCACCTACGAGCCGTCTCCGTACGCATCGGCGCCGTACCCTACCTACGAATCGCGCGTCGATGAGCAGAATACCGCACCGTATCCGACCGGCCCCGACGCCTTCTATCCCTCGATGTCGCAGATGCCAGCCGGCCCGGCCTACCAAGccagcgacgaggccgcccaCTACAGCCGTCCTTCCATATCAGGGTCGCAGACGCCGCCTcgggccgccgcgccgctgCAGTCTCCGTCACCGACTGGCTTGCAACGGCACCCGACCAATGCGCCGCTGCCACGACGGCCCGTCGAGAAGCCGGCGGAGAGGCCAATGGCGGACGtgccggaggaggagccctactgggacgaggccggccgccCCCTGCGCTCCGACTGCGCCGAGGAGCACGAAACGTCCGATAGCATCATGCAGGAACTCGAGGCGGAGCTGAGTGCGGCGAGTCTCATGCGGAAGAAGTCCTCACCGGCCAACGGGCAGCCGCCTGGCCCGCCGCCTGGCCCGCCGGTTGAACCGCTGCGCTTTCAGAGCCCCGGCGCCAGGGCCTCCCACTCTCCGTCCGCAAGCCTCGTATCCCCTCGCCATGTTGTTCACAACGACAAATaccacgacgtcgacgacgacgacgacgacgatgacgacgacccAGAGGGCACCGCTGGCGTGTTGGCAATGCAACAGGCCGAGTTGGACGACCGTCGGTTCAGCAACAACGCTTTCGCCTTTCCCGGCGAGCCGCCGGCCCGTCTTGCCTCCAACCCGCTACCCCCTGCTCCGGAGGAACAGGAAGCCGAGTCCAGCGACGGCGAAATTGGCCGAGGcaccgtcgacctcggcatgTTGAGTGGCGGATACGCCGGCCATCTGGCATACGGGGCCGAGGTGGGAACCCAGTCAGCTTCTTCGTCCACCGCagacgcccgccgccggccgctgccgacgccgagctaCTACAACTCGCTCCGTGAGAGCTACGATAGCACGCAGGCCTTCGAcaacgccgaggtcgacTACGGCGATACCGGCGGTCTGCAGCCGGCGCTGGAGAAGCGGATGAGCTTTGAAGAAGGCCACGAGGAGAGGGTCTCGGTTCACTCGCTGACGAGCGACGCCGAGTCTCCGGGCAAGGACGACTACCAAGACCTCTTCTACCACCCGGGTCTGACCGGGAACAGGCCGCTTCCGGCTTTGCCGCCGGGCCCCGGCTCTGACAGCAGTTCGATGCTCTCCGCTCACAACAGCCTTCGATCCCAGGGCCAGCACCAGCATTCCATGAGCGCCGATGCGCGCTACTACCAAGCCGAAGGGCCGGAAGCGTACCGTCAGGCCGGCGCTCAGCAGTTGCTGCAGCCGGAAAGGTCCATCTCGCTCTCCGGTTACAGCCATACGCCCCAGGTCCTGCCGCCTGCGCGTTCGAGGACAGACGCGACGGAAGAGCGCAAGAAGATGACGAGGCAACAGCAAGTCTCTTCGCACCACGGAACGCCCTTGTCCGAATGCGAGTCGCCCGCCAGCGCTACCGGCGGTGCGTTCGACAGCATCACGCTGCCGAGCGGACGGAAGAAGAAGTTCGTGCCGTCGAAGCTGACCTCGTCCGACTTCCGCAAATGCGCCGAGCCGTgggccctcggcggcatcgaggctTGGGTGCGCTTcatgggcgagggcgagatcGATCTCAGGGGGAAGACgatcgaggaggccatcACCAATCTGTTCACCTTCAAGGTGCCCACCATGAACGTAACGGATGCCGAGATGCTCAGCGCCCAGGTCGTCAAGGTCATGCTCGCCTCCAGCACCCTCCTGCCAGACGAGGAATGGGTCAAGTTCGGCGACGGGCACATCTCCGGCGTCCTCTGGCAGCTGAGCGGCTCGGGCTGCTACGCGCCCAAGCtccacgacgtcgacgttgctGGTCGCTGCTACTCTCACCACTGCACGCGGACGTTGAAAAAGGtggacctcgacgacctctCGCCGGACGACGCCAAGGGCGAGGCTTGGAACGTCTTCTACAGCCTCACCAAGGAAGATTGGGAGTCGAAGCCGAAGAAGGAGGTGGATCGGCAGAACATCCTGCACGAAATCGTCACGGGCGAGGAGAACTACATCAAGCAGCTCGACATATTCCGCACCCTCTACCGAGACGACCTGCGAGCGCGGAATCCTCCGGTGATCCATCCCGACAAGCGTGACAAGTTCCTGGGCGCCGTCTTCGGGAAGCTCGACACGGTGCTGCGCATCAATCGCGAGTTCCTCTTGGCCCAGCTCAAGTATCGGCAGAACGAGCAAGGGCCGTGGATCGTCGGCTTTAGCGACATCTTCCGCGAGTGGATTCGCAAGGCCAAGTCGGACTACGTCGAATACGCAACCGGTTATCCGCGTGCCACCTACATGGTCCGGAAGGAAGCCGATCGAAACATTCTGTTCAAAAAGTTCCTCGAGGACCGGCAGAAGCACAAGTCGTCGCTGAAGCAGGACTGGACCCATTTCCTCATCACCCCTCTGCAGCGTCTCCAGCGCTACATCCTCCTTCTGGAGAGCGTGGAGCACAAAATGATTGGCGACAGTGAGGAGAAGGCGAACCTGCAAAAGGCCATCCAGGAGATCAAGACGGTGACTCACGAGTGCGACGCGAAGGTGGCCGAGACGAACAAGAGGGTGCAGATGATGGAGCTCGATCGCATGCTCGTTCTGCGGCCGGGCTTCCAGTCGGTCCTGAACCTCGACCATCTCGGTCGAGTCCTCATCATGGAAGGCGAGCTGCAGAGGATGGGCTCCAAGGGCATGCGTTGGGTGGACACGCATGCGCTGCTTTTTGACCACTACCTGATCCTGGCCAAGGTTCTCCCCCCCAAGGAGAACAGGGGGGAGAAGAAGTACGATGTCTCGAGAGAG CCGATTCCCATGCCGTTGCTGTTCCTCGAGAGCATGACCGACGAGCCGCTGATGAAGCAAAAGGGTATCACGGCACCCCTGGGCCGGACGACGATAGCCTCGGCATCCACCACACAGCTCAGCAAGGTGACCAGTAACGGCGCGGTGCGGCCGGGGATGGAGCACACGGCTaccagctcgtcgatggcctctCTGGCTCCAAGCACGTCCAACGAGTCCGAGGGCAAGATCCTGTACCCCTTCAAGATCAAGCACCTCGGTCACGACGTCTACACGTTGTACGCGTCGTCAGCACGAGATCGTATGGATTGGTGCACTCGCATCGTCCAGGCAAAGACGAGGCACGCCAAGGCCTTGTTTTCTCAAAATGCCGAGCCTTTCCGGCTTcgcgtcctcgccgatgTCTCCTTTCACTACGACACCAGCTCACCGTACGCAAGGTTATCCGGCGTTCCCGTCGAGGGCACCCCGCTGGACCGGGCCATCAAGGACCTTGAAAAGATCGTGGGCTCCGGTCAGGGCATTGCGCCGGTGTGCCGGGCCCAGGTCAACTGCGCAGCAGGCTTTTCAGCCTTTGGCAGGTCGCTGATCGCAATCGGCACCGACTACGGCGTCTTTGTCTCCGACCCAGCCGAGCcccgaggatggcgtcgg GCGATTCAGGTCACGCGCGTCACTCAGATAGCTGTGCTCGAGGAGTTCTCCGTGTGCCTCATTATCGCGGACAAGTCGCTCATCTCGTACCCGCTCGAGGTCGTTGCCCCGACGGCGGAAGTCGCTCCGCCGGTCAACGACAACTCGCGACGGGCGCCCCAACGGCTTGCCAAGGACGTCACCTACTTCGCGACGGCACGGATGAAGGATCGGATGCTGGTGTTTTACAAGCGCAAGGAGGGTCTGCACACGTCCTTCAAGGTGCTCGAGCCGATCCTGCACAAGACGTCGGAGAAGAAGTCGCGGCTGTTCGGCGGCCGCAAGGGCAGCGCCGGAAGCACCGAGTCGTTCCGCGACTTTGACGAGTTTTACCTGCCGACCGAATGCTACTCCCTCAGCCTCTTCCAGACGTACATcgcggtggcgacggccaaggggaTCGAGATGCTCACTCTGGACAAGAAGCAGACCATGTCAATACCGGACATCAAGGCGCCGTCGATAGCGAACATCATTTCGCGGATCCGCGACCAACGTCCGTTGGGCATGTTTCGGCTGAACGACAACGAGTTCATCTGCACGTACGAAGACTGCGCCGTCTACGTCGACAAGCACGGCGACATCAGCCGCACGCTCATCATGGAGTACACGGGCAAGCAGAAGAAGGCGAGGGGCGCGAGCATGTACGGGCAGTATCTACTGCTCTTCAACGAGGACTACGTCGAGGTGCGCAACGCCGAGAACGGGCGGCTGCGGCAGatcatcgccggccgcgacgtCCGGGTCATCGACTTTGGCATCCGAGGTCCGACGGGCGGCAACGCGGCGCAGTCGCAGCTCGCGTTCGGCCAGAACGGGCAGCTGCAGACGGCGGGAGAGACGTCCAAGGGGACGGTCAAGGTGGCCATGTGCCACCCTGAGCTGCAAGGCAGGCAGATCGTGCTGGAGATGCTCCTCAACGACGGCCATGCTGAGTAG
- a CDS encoding Homogentisate 1,2-dioxygenase, which produces MAPMGATAQTAFQAKPTAADPHRYQTGFGNRFASEAIPNVLPKGRNVPQKVKYDLYSEQLNGAAVVTARDSIRHVWMYRLRPSAAHGQMSPSDENPLIESYFSRANDRVESVASQEVWDPLPLLEGDDDDDDDDESGGTDFVSGMRTIGGQGDPSLREGLAIHVYSANRSMANSAFCNNDGDFLILPQHGRLQIQTELGWLMVRPGELAVIQAGIRFRILLPDGPVRGYVQEIFGAHYHLPELGPVGSNGMALERDFESPVASFDVDESRWRMTYKLAGSLHACEQNHTPFDVVAWHGNLVPYKYDVEKFVNMANANKDQADPTIYCVLAAKSKTAAVSMTDFLVFTKKWITAEDTFRPPYYHRNMSTEVMGLLRGQHGGGGHRLTGGGLSYVASYMPHGETYETWKEASTKHLRSIVMGEETVAFMFHISVPLYLTKWALRGDGGRLRQKRLPEQWDGMKAHFLDHLDEVEADLQAAGLPTLADGMKR; this is translated from the exons ATGGCTCCGATGGGCGCCACGGCCCAAACAGCCTTCCAAGCGAAGCCAACGGCTGCCGATCCACACCGCTACCAGACTGGCTTCGGCAACAGGTTCGCCTCCGAGGCCATTCCGAATGTTCTGCCCAAGGGCCGCAACGTTCCCCAGAAGGTGAAGTACGACCTCTACTCGGAGCAGCTgaacggcgccgccgtcgtcaccgctcGAGACTCGATACGGCACGTCTGGATGTATCGCTTGcgaccgtcggcggcccatGGACAGATGTCACCTTCGGATGAAAATCCCCTC ATCGAATCCTACTTCTCTCGTGCAAATGACAGAGTTGAATCTGTCGCCTCCCAGGAGGTCTGGGACCCGCTTCCTTTGCtggaaggcgacgacgacgacgatgacgacgacgaatcaGGCGGAACCGACTTCGTATCGGGAATGCGGACCATCGGAGGTCAAGGCGATCCGTCTCTGCGGGAAGGCCTCGCGATCCACGTATACTCGGCCAACCGATCGATGGCCAACAGCGCCTTTTGCAACAATGACGGCGACTTCCTCATCCTACCCCAGCACGGCAGGTTGCAGATCCAGACGGAGCTCGGCTGGCTCATGGTTCGGCCCGGCGAGCTCGCGGTGATCCAGGCCGGCATCCGATTCCGCATCCTGCTTCCCGACGGTCCCGTCCGCGGCTACGTGCAGGAAATCTTTGGCGCGCACTACCACCTGCCGGAGCTCGGCCCCGTCGGCTCCAACGGCATGGCGCTCGAGCGCGACTTCGAGTCCCCGGTGGCGAGCTTCGACGTGGACGAGTCTCGGTGGAGGATGACGTACAAGCTGGCCGGCTCCCTCCACGCATGCGAGCAGAACCACACGCCATTCGACGTGGTCGCGTGGCACGGAAACCTCgtgccgtacaagtacgacgTCGAGAAGTTTGTCAACATGGCCAACGCGAACAAGGATCAGGCGGACCCGACAATCTACTGCGTGCTCGCGGCCAAGTccaagacggcggccgtgtccATGACCGACTTTCTCGTCTTCACCAAGAAGTGGATCACGGCCGAGGACACGTTCCGGCCGCCGTATTACCACCGTAACATGAGCACCGAGGTCATGGGCCTCCTGCGAGGGCAgcacggcggtggcggccaCAGGCtgacgggcggcggcctcaGCTACGTCGCGAGCTACATGCCTCACGGCGAGACGTACGAGACGTGGAAGGAGGCCTCGACGAAGCACCTGCGGAGCATCGTCATGGGCGAGGAGACGGTGGCCTTTATGTTCCACATCAGCGTGCCGCTCTACCTGACCAAATGGGCCTTGCGAGGGGACGGCGGCAGGCTCCGGCAAAAAAGGTTGCCCGAGCAGTGGGACGGCATGAAGGCGCATTTCCTCGATCATCTGGACGAAGTCGAGGCCGACCTGCAAGCCGCGGGGCTGCCGACGCTGGCAGACGGCATGAAGCGATAG
- a CDS encoding O-methylsterigmatocystin oxidoreductase produces MAFLQHFSGPASLVMLALALLLAAVVHGHTWRTKRSSLPLPPGPPAEPILGHLRIIPPYNPEYRYMQWSKDYGSDILSLSVLGQPVIVLNSVRAAVDLLAKRGANYCDRPRFVLFEVMGWVKTLTFLRNGPEFRIHRSILQKSFRESSIRQYQGLQERETTVLLRGILNTPAKWETVLRRFATAVVLGIGFGIKIERDDDPFIQIAADASYALGHGGVPAGTPVDFFPFLKVLPRFFHDRSLKFAADWRGAIRALHDKPFDAVMASKERTRSLMQQMLDQRDAQIGRGEKPELSHEDIKGAAATVFAAGQDTIYATLVVFLLNMILHPDVQTKARRLIDEVVGRDRVPSFQDRPRLPYIDLIVQETLRWCPVSPLGVPHRSLEDDVYDGYFIPAGSLVYANARAMTHDESTYADPENFNPDRYVSRKEGGLGEPFPIGQFGYGRRVCIGKHLAEASVWIVVASILSTMNIEKARDERGRDIEPKVEFTFGLTSHPKPFPCRFVPRDERAAQVVRQFAHVHE; encoded by the coding sequence ATGGCCTTCCTCCAGCACTTCTCTGGGCCGGCCAGCCTGGTCATGCTCGCACTGGCcctcctgctcgccgccgtcgtccatggGCACACGTGGCGCACGAAGAGAAGCAgccttcccctcccccccggGCCACCGGCAGAGCCGATCCTAGGCCATCTGCGAATCATTCCGCCCTACAACCCCGAGTACAGATACATGCAATGGTCGAAGGACTATGGCTCTGATATTCTATCGCTCAgcgtcctcggccagccCGTCATCGTCCTAAACTCGGtccgtgccgccgtcgacttgctGGCCAAGCGAGGCGCCAACTACTGCGACAGGCCACGCTTCGTCCTTTTCGAGGTCATGGGCTGGGTCAAGACGCTGACGTTTTTGCGAAACGGGCCCGAGTTCCGCATCCACCGTAGCATTCTGCAAAAGAGTTTTCGCGAGAGCAGCATCCGCCAGTACCAAGGCCTGCAAGAGCGCGAGACCACCGTCCTGCTCAGGGGCATCCTCAACACACCGGCCAAGTGGGAAACGGTTCTGCGACGAttcgccaccgccgtcgtccttggaATCGGCTTCGGTATCAAGATCGAGAGGGACGATGACCCCTTCATCCAgatcgccgccgacgccagctacgccctcggccatggcggtgtGCCGGCCGGCACCCCGGTCGACTTCTTCCCCTTTCTCAAGGTGCTGCCGCGTTTCTTCCATGACCGGTCACTCAAGTTCGCCGCCGACTGGAGAGGGGCGATCCGCGCGCTGCATGATAAACCGTTCGATGCCGTCATGGCGTCCAAGGAGAGGACGCGGTCGCTGATGCAGCAAATGCTGGACCAGAGGGACGCTCAGATCGGACGGGGAGAGAAGCCGGAACTATCGCACGAAGATATCAAAggggccgccgccaccgtcttcGCTGCCGGCCAAGACACCATCTACgccaccctcgtcgtcttcctcctcaaCATGATTCTGCATCCCGACGTGCAGACCAAGGCGCGGCGCCTCATCGACGAGGTTGTCGGTCGTGACAGAGTCCCCTCTTTCCAGGACAGGCCGCGACTTCCGTACATTGATTTGATTGTTCAGGAGACGCTGCGATGGTGTCCCGTCTCGCCCCTCGGCGTCCCCCACCGCTCACTGGAGGACGACGTCTACGACGGTTACTTCATTCCCGCCGGATCCCTCGTGTACGCGAACGCGCGGGCGATGACCCATGACGAGTCGACCTATGCCGACCCCGAAAACTTCAATCCTGATCGGTACGTCTCCCGCAAGGAAGGCGGCCTCGGAGAGCCGTTCCCGATCGGCCAGTTTGGATATGGTCGAAGGGTGTGCATTGGCAAGCAtctggccgaggcgagcgtcTGGATTGTCGTTGCCTCCATTCTCAGCACCATGAATATCGAAAAGGCGAGGGACGAGAGGGGTCGTGATATCGAGCCAAAGGTGGAGTTCACGTTTGGCCTGACGAGCCACCCGAAGCCGTTTCCTTGTCGATTCGTGCCGAGGGATGAGAGGGCGGCGCAGGTCGTACGCCAatttgcacatgtacatgaataA